AACCGAGACGCCTGAAATCACAGGAACCGTGAACTTCACGGAAGAGGACAAAAACGGCGGAGAGTTCTTTTTGAATCACTTCGTCTTTTTCGGGATGAAGGACCACTATCTTAAACACATCCGCCTTTGGTTGCGCGAAGCTTATATTAAATCAAAAGAAAAAGGCTAACCTTTCACCTCTGCTCCCACTCGTTTGCGTTTCAGCAACAATGAATTACTAACGACAGACACAGAGCTCATCGCCATGGCCGCTCCCGCAATCACCGGGTTTAGCATTCCTAACGCAGCAAGTGGAATACCTAAAACGTTATAGATGAAAGCAAAGAACAAGTTCTGACGAATCTTTTTTAAAGTCATATGTGACAATTCAACAGCATGAGCCACAGATTGAAGATCATTCTTCATCAATGTCACATCCGCGGTCTCAATGGCAATATCAGTTCCTGAAGACATCGAGAAACTCACGTCTGCCATTGCTAAGGCTGGAGCATCATTAATACCATCTCCGACCATGGCCACGCGCTGTTTCTTCCTTTTCAAAGTCACGATGACATTGGCTTTATCCGCAGGCTTCACGCTGTGTTTAAACTCTGTGATTCCCGCTTGGCGAGCGATTTCTTTGGCAGTTCCTTCGTTATCGCCGGTTAACATCATCACCTTGATGCCCCTTTTCTGAATATCGCTGATGGCCGCCTTGGAGCTTTCACGGATCTTATCAGCGACAGCAACATAACCCAGAATTCTTTCATTGTTAGCAAGAACCATCACCGTCTGGCCTTGAGACTCAAGCTTATGCATTAACTCTTGATTTAAAGAGAACGCGGCAGCCACCCATGAAGGACGGCCGATTTTATAGGAAACTCCATCGATATCACCTTCAATACCTTGCCCTGTGATAGATTTAAAATTTTTCACCGAAAGCAACGGCAAAGATTCCTTCTTCGCTTCTTCAACAATTGCATGAGCCAATGGATGGGATGACCCGCCCTCTAGACTTGCCGCCCACTGAATAACCTTGGCTTTATCTTGCCCTGACATTGTAACGACTTCAGTTACAACAGGTTTGCCTTCTGTGATTGTTCCTGTTTTATCCAAAACAAGAACATCGATTTTCTCTGCAAGCTCTAAAGCTTTTGCATCACGGAAAAGAACACCGGCTTGTGCCCCTTTGCCAATACCCACAACAACCGCAGTAGGAGTTGCCAAACCCAAAGCACAAGGGCAAGCGATCACAAGAACTGACACGGATGAAATAAATGCCGCTGTCAAATCCCCGGTGAAAAACCAAGTTCCAAAGAATGTTAGAACGCTGATCCCAACAACAATCGGCACAAAGACACCGGATATTTTGTCAGCCAGTCTTTGAATAGGCGCTTTAGATCCTTGAGCGGCTGTGACGATTTTAATAATTTGCGCAAGCTGAGTGCGATTGCCGACGCCGGTGGCTTTGATACGCAAAGTTCCCTCTTGATTAAGAGTCGCCGCATAGACTTTATCGTCGGTGCGTTTTTCCACAGGCATGCTTTCGCCTGTCAGCATAGACTCATCGACAGTCGAGACACCTTCAGCAACCAAACCGTCAACAGGGATCGCTTCCGCATTTTTTACGATGACGATATCGCCAGCGACAAGGTCCTGAATATGAACTTCCACCACTTGGCCATTTCTTTCGACAAAGGCTTTTTTAGGTTGAAGCCTTAAAAGACTTTCGACTGCTTCCGAAGTTTTACCCTTGGCGCGGCTTTCCATCAATTTACCCAACAGGATCAATGTGATCACCGCTGTACTTGCCTCAAAATAAATGTGCTGATGATGCCAATTCATCACTGTCACCACGACACTTAATAGATAGGCCATGCTGGTACCAAGTGCCACCAAGACGTCCATATTGGCACTCTTCGATCTCAAAGCATAATAAGAGCCGCGATAGAATCTCCACCCGATCCAAAACTGAACCGGTGTTGCAAGAATCAACTGAAACCAACGTGGCATGATTTCATTGTGTTCTCCAAAGAACATCACGAACATTTCTAAAATAAACGGCGCTGTTAAAATCGCTGAAGCGATAAACAGAAGCAACTCTTTGCGATATTCCGCTGCTGCCTCTTCTTTAATCTTTTCGGAATCAACCTCCGAATTAATTTCGAAAGCTTGGTAACCTACGTCTTGAATCGCTTTCACCAGAGCTTCAATATTCACCGTTCCTTCAGTAAACTCCACGTGAGCTTTTTCTGTGGCAAAGTTCACCGTAGCTTTCACGTCTGGCATCGCATTCAAAGTTTTTTCGATTTTTCCTGCGCAGTTTACGCAAGACATACCGATAAGTTGCAACTCTGCCGTCTGATTTTTATTTTCTGTTGTTGTTTCCATAACGACCTACTTGTTTACGAGATACATGATCTCGTCAATTTTAGTTGAAATTTCTTTGCTATCTTTGGACTTCACTGCCGTCTTTACGCAGCCATGAATATGCGTTTTCATAATTTCAGACTCCACAGCTTTAAGAGCTTTTTCCGCCGCCCTGATTTGAAAAATAATATCCGGACAATACCGGCGCTCAGTGATCATTTTTTCTATACCATCTAACTGACCACGCACGCGGTTCAGGCGTTTGATATGAGCACTGTGATCAGGATGGGGAGCCGTTTCTTTCTTCATAAAGCACCTCTTATAGGTCCTA
This region of Bdellovibrio sp. BCCA genomic DNA includes:
- a CDS encoding metal-sensitive transcriptional regulator, which translates into the protein MKKETAPHPDHSAHIKRLNRVRGQLDGIEKMITERRYCPDIIFQIRAAEKALKAVESEIMKTHIHGCVKTAVKSKDSKEISTKIDEIMYLVNK
- a CDS encoding heavy metal translocating P-type ATPase codes for the protein METTTENKNQTAELQLIGMSCVNCAGKIEKTLNAMPDVKATVNFATEKAHVEFTEGTVNIEALVKAIQDVGYQAFEINSEVDSEKIKEEAAAEYRKELLLFIASAILTAPFILEMFVMFFGEHNEIMPRWFQLILATPVQFWIGWRFYRGSYYALRSKSANMDVLVALGTSMAYLLSVVVTVMNWHHQHIYFEASTAVITLILLGKLMESRAKGKTSEAVESLLRLQPKKAFVERNGQVVEVHIQDLVAGDIVIVKNAEAIPVDGLVAEGVSTVDESMLTGESMPVEKRTDDKVYAATLNQEGTLRIKATGVGNRTQLAQIIKIVTAAQGSKAPIQRLADKISGVFVPIVVGISVLTFFGTWFFTGDLTAAFISSVSVLVIACPCALGLATPTAVVVGIGKGAQAGVLFRDAKALELAEKIDVLVLDKTGTITEGKPVVTEVVTMSGQDKAKVIQWAASLEGGSSHPLAHAIVEEAKKESLPLLSVKNFKSITGQGIEGDIDGVSYKIGRPSWVAAAFSLNQELMHKLESQGQTVMVLANNERILGYVAVADKIRESSKAAISDIQKRGIKVMMLTGDNEGTAKEIARQAGITEFKHSVKPADKANVIVTLKRKKQRVAMVGDGINDAPALAMADVSFSMSSGTDIAIETADVTLMKNDLQSVAHAVELSHMTLKKIRQNLFFAFIYNVLGIPLAALGMLNPVIAGAAMAMSSVSVVSNSLLLKRKRVGAEVKG